The Leguminivora glycinivorella isolate SPB_JAAS2020 chromosome 1, LegGlyc_1.1, whole genome shotgun sequence genome includes a region encoding these proteins:
- the LOC125234307 gene encoding uncharacterized protein LOC125234307 isoform X1: MYAAGMTIMAVSVGEICENTKLAREMALTGNYESALVYYEGTVQMIHRLLVTIADPTRKSKWQLVQKQMAREYEQLKATVATLQMFQHEGEKAITPMTGNYDDFPTRDQMWGPAPHELDPDIWPPPPDRDPNAWPPPTSVEHKGPPPLRSARNNPRTAPTKKPTGKQATTSQRKTSDVRNPKLAGNKNHSHSARSKEPNSKEPAAGKDKQDRDNNNGDTDDEKHKEDERRFEPAAACDGDLVDMLERDIVQKNPNIRWDDIADLSEAKRLLEEAVVLPMWMPDFFKGIRRPWKGVLMVGPPGTGKTMLAKAVATECGTTFFNVSSSTLTSKYRGESEKLVRLLFEMARFYAPSTIFIDEIDSLCSRRGSDSEHEASRRVKSELLVQMDGLGSATDEPHKVVMVLAATNFPWDIDEALRRRLEKRIYIALPTQHGREALLAINLKEVKLDPEVDLAHIARKLDGYSGADITNVCRSVLYSCRRWRSASTSRCPRSTAARRCSPSTSRRSSSTPRSTSRTSRASWTATPAPTSPTSAGLYCTPAAAGEAHLHRAAHAARPRGAARHQPQGGQARPRGRPRAHRAQAGRLLRRRHHQRLQVCTVLLPPLEKRIYIALPTQHGREALLAINLKEVKLDPEVDLAHIARKLDGYSGADITNVCRSVLYSCRRWRSASTSRCPRSTAARRCSPSTSRRSSSTPRSTSRTSRASWTATPAPTSPTSAGLYCTPAAAGEAHLHRAAHAARPRGAARHQPQGGQARPRGRPRAHRAQAGRLLRRRHHQRLQVCTVLLPPLEKRIYIALPTQHGREALLAINLKEVKLDPEVDLAHIARKLDGYSGADITNVCRSVLYSCRRWRSASTSRCPRSTAARRCSPSTSRRSSSTPRSTSRTSRASWTATPAPTSPTSAGLYCTPAAAGEAHLHRAAHAARPRGAARHQPQGGQARPRGRPRAHRAQAGRLLRRRHHQRLQVCTVLLPPLEKRIYIALPTQHGREALLAINLKEVKLDPEVDLAHIARKLDGYSGADITNVCRSVLYSCRRWRSASTSRCPRSTAARRCSPSTSRRSSSTPRSTSRTSRASWTATPAPTSPTSAGLYCTPAAAGEAHLHRAAHAARPRGAARHQPQGGQARPRGRPRAHRAQAGRLLRRRHHQRLQVCTVLLPPLEKRIYIALPTQHGREALLAINLKEVKLDPEVDLAHIARKLDGYSGADITNVCRSVLYSCRRWRSASTSRCPRSTAARRCSPSTSRRSSSTPRSTSRTSRASWTATPAPTSPTSAGLYCTPAAAGEAHLHRAAHAARPRGAARHQPQGGQARPRGRPRAHRAQAGRLLRRRHHQRLQVCTVLLPPLEKRIYIALPTQHGREALLAINLKEVKLDPEVDLAHIARKLDGYSGADITNVCRSVLYSCRRWRSASTSRCPRSTAARRCSPSTSRRSSSTPRSTSRTSRASWTATPAPTSPTSAGLYCTPAAAGEAHLHRAAHAARPRGAARHQPQGGQARPRGRPRAHRAQAGRLLRRRHHQRLQVCTVLLPPLEKRIYIALPTQHGREALLAINLKEVKLDPEVDLAHIARKLDGYSGADITNVCRSVLYSCRRWRSASTSRCPRSTAARRCSPSTSRRSSSTPRSTSRTSRASWTATPAPTSPTSAGLYCTPAAAGEAHLHRAAHAARPRGAARHQPQGGQARPRGRPRAHRAQAGRLLRRRHHQRLQVCTVLLPPLEKRIYIALPTQHGREALLAINLKEVKLDPEVDLAHIARKLDGYSGADITNVCRSVLYSCRRWRSASTSRCPRSTAARRCSPSTSRRSSSTPRSTSRTSRASWTATPAPTSPTSAGLYCTPAAAGEAHLHRAAHAARPRGAARHQPQGGQARPRGRPRAHRAQAGRLLRRRHHQRLQVCTVLLPPLEKRIYIALPTQHGREALLAINLKEVKLDPEVDLAHIARKLDGYSGADITNVCRSVLYSCRRWRSASTSRCPRSTAARRCSPSTSRRSSSTPRSTSRTSRASWTATPAPTSPTSAGLYCTPAAAGEAHLHRAAHAARPRGAARHQPQGGQARPRGRPRAHRAQAGRLLRRRHHQRLQVCTVLLPPLEKRIYIALPTQHGREALLAINLKEVKLDPEVDLAHIARKLDGYSGADITNVCRSVLYSCRRWRSASTSRCPRSTAARRCSPSTSRRSSSTPRSTSRTSRASWTATPAPTSPTSAGLYCTPAAAGEAHLHRAAHAARPRGAARHQPQGGQARPRGRPRAHRAQAGRLLRRRHHQRLQVCTVLLPPLEKRIYIALPTQHGREALLAINLKEVKLDPEVDLAHIARKLDGYSGADITNVCRSVLYSCRRWRSASTSRCPRSTAARRCSPSTSRRSSSTPRSTSRTSRASWTATPAPTSPTSAGLYCTPAAAGEAHLHRAAHAARPRGAARHQPQGGQARPRGRPRAHRAQAGRLLRRRHHQRLQVCTVLLPPLEKRIYIALPTQHGREALLAINLKEVKLDPEVDLAHIARKLDGYSGADITNVCRSVLYSCRRWRSASTSRCPRSTAARRCSPSTSRRSSSTPRSTSRTSRASWTATPAPTSPTSAGLYCTPAAAGEAHLHRAAHAARPRGAARHQPQGGQARPRGRPRAHRAQAGRLLRRRHHQRLQVCTVLLPPLEKRIYIALPTQHGREALLAINLKEVKLDPEVDLAHIARKLDGYSGADITNVCRSVLYSCRRWRSASTSRCPRSTAARRCSPSTSRRSSSTPRSTSRTSRASWTATPAPTSPTSAGLYCTPAAAGEAHLHRAAHAARPRGAARHQPQGGQARPRGRPRAHRAQAGRLLRRRHHQRLQVCTVLLPPLEKRIYIALPTQHGREALLAINLKEVKLDPEVDLAHIARKLDGYSGADITNVCRSVLYSCRRWRSASTSRCPRSTAARRCSPSTSRRSSSTPRSTSRTSRASWTATPAPTSPTSAETHQ; the protein is encoded by the exons GTACAAAAACAGATGGCGCGCGAATACGAGCAGCTCAAAGCCACGGTGGCCACGCTGCAGATGTTCCAGCACGAGGGGGAGAAAGCCATCACGCCTATGACTGGCA ACTACGATGACTTCCCGACGAGAGACCAGATGTGGGGCCCGGCGCCGCATGAGCTCGATCCTGACAtatggccgccgccgccggacAGGGACCCTAACGCTTGGCCTCCGCCCACCAGTGTAGAACACAA AGGTCCTCCACCACTGCGCTCGGCGCGCAACAACCCGCGCACCGCTCCGACCAAGAAACCAACCGGCAAACAGGCTACCACATCGCAACGCAAAACCTCAGACGTTCGGAACCCTAAGCTCGCGGGCAATAAGAACCACAGTCACAGTG CACGGTCAAAAGAACCGAACAGCAAAGAGCCCGCGGCCGGCAAAGACAAACAGGACCGCGACAACAACAACGGAGACACTGATGATGAGAAACACAAGGAAGACGAGCGGCGGTTCGAGCCGGCCGCGGCCTGCGACGGCGACCTGGTCGATATGCTCG AGCGGGATATAGTACAAAAGAACCCAAACATCCGGTGGGACGACATCGCGGACCTGTCGGAGGCCAAGCGGCTGCTGGAGGAGGCCGTAGTCTTGCCAATGTGGATGCCCGACTTCTTCAAA GGCATCCGACGGCCGTGGAAAGGCGTGCTGATGGTGGGTCCGCCGGGCACGGGCAAGACCATGCTGGCCAAGGCCGTCGCTACCGAGTGTGGGACAACGTTCTTCAACGTTTCCTCTTCAACCCTCACTTCCAAGTACCGCGGAGAGTCGGAGAAGCTCGTGAGACTGCTGTTCGAGATG GCGCGGTTCTACGCGCCGAGCACAATCTTCATCGACGAGATCGACTCCCTCTGCTCACGACGAGGCTCCGACAGCGAGCACGAAGCGTCGCGTCGCGTCAAATCAGAATTGCTCGTTCAGATGGACGGACTTGGTTCCGCTACGGATGAACCTCACAAG GTGGTGATGGTGCTGGCGGCGACCAACTTCCCCTGGGACATCGACGAGGCGCTGCGGCGGCGGCTGGAGAAGCGCATCTACATCGCGCTGCCCACGCAGCACGGCCGCGAGGCGCTGCTCGCCATCAACCTCAAGGAGGTCAAGCTCGACCCCGAGGTCGACCTCGCGCACATCGCGCGCAAGCTGGACGGCTACTCCGGCGCCGACATCACCAACGTCTGCAGGTCTGTACTGTACTCCTGCCGCCGCTGGAGAAGCGCATCTACATCGCGCTGCCCACGCAGCACGGCCGCGAGGCGCTGCTCGCCATCAACCTCAAGGAGGTCAAGCTCGACCCCGAGGTCGACCTCGCGCACATCGCGCGCAAGCTGGACGGCTACTCCGGCGCCGACATCACCAACGTCTGCAGGTCTGTACTGTACTCCTGCCGCCGCTGGAGAAGCGCATCTACATCGCGCTGCCCACGCAGCACGGCCGCGAGGCGCTGCTCGCCATCAACCTCAAGGAGGTCAAGCTCGACCCCGAGGTCGACCTCGCGCACATCGCGCGCAAGCTGGACGGCTACTCCGGCGCCGACATCACCAACGTCTGCAGGTCTGTACTGTACTCCTGCCGCCGCTGGAGAAGCGCATCTACATCGCGCTGCCCACGCAGCACGGCCGCGAGGCGCTGCTCGCCATCAACCTCAAGGAGGTCAAGCTCGACCCCGAGGTCGACCTCGCGCACATCGCGCGCAAGCTGGACGGCTACTCCGGCGCCGACATCACCAACGTCTGCAGGTCTGTACTGTACTCCTGCCGCCGCTGGAGAAGCGCATCTACATCGCGCTGCCCACGCAGCACGGCCGCGAGGCGCTGCTCGCCATCAACCTCAAGGAGGTCAAGCTCGACCCCGAGGTCGACCTCGCGCACATCGCGCGCAAGCTGGACGGCTACTCCGGCGCCGACATCACCAACGTCTGCAGGTCTGTACTGTACTCCTGCCGCCGCTGGAGAAGCGCATCTACATCGCGCTGCCCACGCAGCACGGCCGCGAGGCGCTGCTCGCCATCAACCTCAAGGAGGTCAAGCTCGACCCCGAGGTCGACCTCGCGCACATCGCGCGCAAGCTGGACGGCTACTCCGGCGCCGACATCACCAACGTCTGCAGGTCTGTACTGTACTCCTGCCGCCGCTGGAGAAGCGCATCTACATCGCGCTGCCCACGCAGCACGGCCGCGAGGCGCTGCTCGCCATCAACCTCAAGGAGGTCAAGCTCGACCCCGAGGTCGACCTCGCGCACATCGCGCGCAAGCTGGACGGCTACTCCGGCGCCGACATCACCAACGTCTGCAGGTCTGTACTGTACTCCTGCCGCCGCTGGAGAAGCGCATCTACATCGCGCTGCCCACGCAGCACGGCCGCGAGGCGCTGCTCGCCATCAACCTCAAGGAGGTCAAGCTCGACCCCGAGGTCGACCTCGCGCACATCGCGCGCAAGCTGGACGGCTACTCCGGCGCCGACATCACCAACGTCTGCAGGTCTGTACTGTACTCCTGCCGCCGCTGGAGAAGCGCATCTACATCGCGCTGCCCACGCAGCACGGCCGCGAGGCGCTGCTCGCCATCAACCTCAAGGAGGTCAAGCTCGACCCCGAGGTCGACCTCGCGCACATCGCGCGCAAGCTGGACGGCTACTCCGGCGCCGACATCACCAACGTCTGCAGGTCTGTACTGTACTCCTGCCGCCGCTGGAGAAGCGCATCTACATCGCGCTGCCCACGCAGCACGGCCGCGAGGCGCTGCTCGCCATCAACCTCAAGGAGGTCAAGCTCGACCCCGAGGTCGACCTCGCGCACATCGCGCGCAAGCTGGACGGCTACTCCGGCGCCGACATCACCAACGTCTGCAGGTCTGTACTGTACTCCTGCCGCCGCTGGAGAAGCGCATCTACATCGCGCTGCCCACGCAGCACGGCCGCGAGGCGCTGCTCGCCATCAACCTCAAGGAGGTCAAGCTCGACCCCGAGGTCGACCTCGCGCACATCGCGCGCAAGCTGGACGGCTACTCCGGCGCCGACATCACCAACGTCTGCAGGTCTGTACTGTACTCCTGCCGCCGCTGGAGAAGCGCATCTACATCGCGCTGCCCACGCAGCACGGCCGCGAGGCGCTGCTCGCCATCAACCTCAAGGAGGTCAAGCTCGACCCCGAGGTCGACCTCGCGCACATCGCGCGCAAGCTGGACGGCTACTCCGGCGCCGACATCACCAACGTCTGCAGGTCTGTACTGTACTCCTGCCGCCGCTGGAGAAGCGCATCTACATCGCGCTGCCCACGCAGCACGGCCGCGAGGCGCTGCTCGCCATCAACCTCAAGGAGGTCAAGCTCGACCCCGAGGTCGACCTCGCGCACATCGCGCGCAAGCTGGACGGCTACTCCGGCGCCGACATCACCAACGTCTGCAGGTCTGTACTGTACTCCTGCCGCCGCTGGAGAAGCGCATCTACATCGCGCTGCCCACGCAGCACGGCCGCGAGGCGCTGCTCGCCATCAACCTCAAGGAGGTCAAGCTCGACCCCGAGGTCGACCTCGCGCACATCGCGCGCAAGCTGGACGGCTACTCCGGCGCCGACATCACCAACGTCTGCAGGTCTGTACTGTACTCCTGCCGCCGCTGGAGAAGCGCATCTACATCGCGCTGCCCACGCAGCACGGCCGCGAGGCGCTGCTCGCCATCAACCTCAAGGAGGTCAAGCTCGACCCCGAGGTCGACCTCGCGCACATCGCGCGCAAGCTGGACGGCTACTCCGGCGCCGACATCACCAACGTCTGCAGGTCTGTACTGTACTCCTGCCGCCGCTGGAGAAGCGCATCTACATCGCGCTGCCCACGCAGCACGGCCGCGAGGCGCTGCTCGCCATCAACCTCAAGGAGGTCAAGCTCGACCCCGAGGTCGACCTCGCGCACATCGCGCGCAAGCTGGACGGCTACTCCGGCGCCGACATCACCAACGTCTGCAGGTCTGTACTGTACTCCTGCCGCCGCTGGAGAAGCGCATCTACATCGCGCTGCCCACGCAGCACGGCCGCGAGGCGCTGCTCGCCATCAACCTCAAGGAGGTCAAGCTCGACCCCGAGGTCGACCTCGCGCACATCGCGCGCAAGCTGGACGGCTACTCCGGCGCCGACATCACCAACGTCTGCAGGTCTGTACTGTACTCCTGCCGCCGCTGGAGAAGCGCATCTACATCGCGCTGCCCACGCAGCACGGCCGCGAGGCGCTGCTCGCCATCAACCTCAAGGAGGTCAAGCTCGACCCCGAGGTCGACCTCGCGCACATCGCGCGCAAGCTGGACGGCTACTCCGGCGCCGACATCACCAACGTCTGCAGGTCTGTACTGTACTCCTGCCGCCGCTGGAGAAGCGCATCTACATCGCGCTGCCCACGCAGCACGGCCGCGAGGCGCTGCTCGCCATCAACCTCAAGGAGGTCAAGCTCGACCCCGAGGTCGACCTCGCGCACATCGCGCGCAAGCTGGACGGCTACTCCGGCGCCGACATCACCAACGTCTGCAGGTCTGTACTGTACTCCTGCCGCCGCTGGAGAAGCGCATCTACATCGCGCTGCCCACGCAGCACGGCCGCGAGGCGCTGCTCGCCATCAACCTCAAGGAGGTCAAGCTCGACCCCGAGGTCGACCTCGCGCACATCGCGCGCAAGCTGGACGGCTACTCCGGCGCCGACATCACCAACGTCTGCAGGTCTGTACTGTACTCCTGCCGCCGCTGGAGAAGCGCATCTACATCGCGCTGCCCACGCAGCACGGCCGCGAGGCGCTGCTCGCCATCAACCTCAAGGAGGTCAAGCTCGACCCCGAGGTCGACCTCGCGCACATCGCGCGCAAGCTGGACGGCTACTCCGGCGCCGACATCACCAACGTCTGCAGGTCTGTACTGTACTCCTGCCGCCGCTGGAGAAGCGCATCTACATCGCGCTGCCCACGCAGCACGGCCGCGAGGCGCTGCTCGCCATCAACCTCAAGGAGGTCAAGCTCGACCCCGAGGTCGACCTCGCGCACATCGCGCGCAAGCTGGACGGCTACTCCGGCGCCGACATCACCAACGTCTGCAGGTCTGTACTGTACTCCTGCCGCCGCTGGAGAAGCGCATCTACATCGCGCTGCCCACGCAGCACGGCCGCGAGGCGCTGCTCGCCATCAACCTCAAGGAGGTCAAGCTCGACCCCGAGGTCGACCTCGCGCACATCGCGCGCAAGCTGGACGGCTACTCCGGCGCCGACATCACCAACGTCTGCAGGTCTGTACTGTACTCCTGCCGCCGCTGGAGAAGCGCATCTACATCGCGCTGCCCACGCAGCACGGCCGCGAGGCGCTGCTCGCCATCAACCTCAAGGAGGTCAAGCTCGACCCCGAGGTCGACCTCGCGCACATCGCGCGCAAGCTGGACGGCTACTCCGGCGCCGACATCACCAACGTCTGCAGGTCTGTACTGTACTCCTGCCGCCGCTGGAGAAGCGCATCTACATCGCGCTGCCCACGCAGCACGGCCGCGAGGCGCTGCTCGCCATCAACCTCAAGGAGGTCAAGCTCGACCCCGAGGTCGACCTCGCGCACATCGCGCGCAAGCTGGACGGCTACTCCGGCGCCGACATCACCAACGTCTGCAGGTCTGTACTGTACTCCTGCCGCCGCTGGAGAAGCGCATCTACATCGCGCTGCCCACGCAGCACGGCCGCGAGGCGCTGCTCGCCATCAACCTCAAGGAGGTCAAGCTCGACCCCGAGGTCGACCTCGCGCACATCGCGCGCAAGCTGGACGGCTACTCCGGCGCCGACATCACCAACGTCTGCAGGTCTGTACTGTACTCCTGCCGCCGCTGGAGAAGCGCATCTACATCGCGCTGCCCACGCAGCACGGCCGCGAGGCGCTGCTCGCCATCAACCTCAAGGAGGTCAAGCTCGACCCCGAGGTCGACCTCGCGCACATCGCGCGCAAGCTGGACGGCTACTCCGGCGCCGACATCACCAACGTCTGCAGGTCTGTACTGTACTCCTGCCGCCGCTGGAGAAGCGCATCTACATCGCGCTGCCCACGCAGCACGGCCGCGAGGCGCTGCTCGCCATCAACCTCAAGGAGGTCAAGCTCGACCCCGAGGTCGACCTCGCGCACATCGCGCGCAAGCTGGACGGCTACTCCGGCGCCGACATCACCAACGTCTGCAGGTCTGTACTGTACTCCTGCCGCCGCTGGAGAAGCGCATCTACATCGCGCTGCCCACGCAGCACGGCCGCGAGGCGCTGCTCGCCATCAACCTCAAGGAGGTCAAGCTCGACCCCGAGGTCGACCTCGCGCACATCGCGCGCAAGCTGGACGGCTACTCCGGCGCCGACATCACCAACGTCTGCAGGTCTGTACTGTACTCCTGCCGCCGCTGGAGAAGCGCATCTACATCGCGCTGCCCACGCAGCACGGCCGCGAGGCGCTGCTCGCCATCAACCTCAAGGAGGTCAAGCTCGACCCCGAGGTCGACCTCGCGCACATCGCGCGCAAGCTGGACGGCTACTCCGGCGCCGACATCACCAACGTCTGCAGGTCTGTACTGTACTCCTGCCGCCGCTGGAGAAGCGCATCTACATCGCGCTGCCCACGCAGCACGGCCGCGAGGCGCTGCTCGCCATCAACCTCAAGGAGGTCAAGCTCGACCCCGAGGTCGACCTCGCGCACATCGCGCGCAAGCTGGACGGCTACTCCGGCGCCGACATCACCAACGTCTGCAGGTCTGTACTGTACTCCTGCCGCCGCTGGAGAAGCGCATCTACATCGCGCTGCCCACGCAGCACGGCCGCGAGGCGCTGCTCGCCATCAACCTCAAGGAGGTCAAGCTCGACCCCGAGGTCGACCTCGCGCACATCGCGCGCAAGCTGGACGGCTACTCCGGCGCCGACATCACCAACGTCTGCAGGTCTGTACTGTACTCCTGCCGCCGCTGGAGAAGCGCATCTACATCGCGCTGCCCACGCAGCACGGCCGCGAGGCGCTGCTCGCCATCAACCTCAAGGAGGTCAAGCTCGACCCCGAGGTCGACCTCGCGCACATCGCGCGCAAGCTGGACGGCTACTCCGGCGCCGACATCACCAACGTCTGCAGGTCTGTACTGTACTCCTGCCGCCGCTGGAGAAGCGCATCTACATCGCGCTGCCCACGCAGCACGGCCGCGAGGCGCTGCTCGCCATCAACCTCAAGGAGGTCAAGCTCGACCCCGAGGTCGACCTCGCGCACATCGCGCGCAAGCTGGACGGCTACTCCGGCGCCGACATCACCAACGTCTGCAGGTCTGTACTGTACTCCTGCCGCCGCTGGAGAAGCGCATCTACATCGCGCTGCCCACGCAGCACGGCCGCGAGGCGCTGCTCGCCATCAACCTCAAGGAGGTCAAGCTCGACCCCGAGGTCGACCTCGCGCACATCGCGCGCAAGCTGGACGGCTACTCCGGCGCCGACATCACCAACGTCTGCAGGTCTGTACTGTACTCCTGCCGCCGCTGGAGAAGCGCATCTACATCGCGCTGCCCACGCAGCACGGCCGCGAGGCGCTGCTCGCCATCAACCTCAAGGAGGTCAAGCTCGACCCCGAGGTCGACCTCGCGCACATCGCGCGCAAGCTGGACGGCTACTCCGGCGCCGACATCACCAACGTCTGCAGGTCTGTACTGTACTCCTGCCGCCGCTGGAGAAGCGCATCTACATCGCGCTGCCCACGCAGCACGGCCGCGAGGCGCTGCTCGCCATCAACCTCAAGGAGGTCAAGCTCGACCCCGAGGTCGACCTCGCGCACATCGCGCGCAAGCTGGACGGCTACTCCGGCGCCGACATCACCAACGTCTGCAGGTCTGTACTGTACTCCTGCCGCCGCTGGAGAAGCGCATCTACATCGCGCTGCCCACGCAGCACGGCCGCGAGGCGCTGCTCGCCATCAACCTCAAGGAGGTCAAGCTCGACCCCGAGGTCGACCTCGCGCACATCGCGCGCAAGCTGGACGGCTACTCCGGCGCCGACATCACCAACGTCTGCAGGTCTGTACTGTACTCCTGCCGCCGCTGGAGAAGCGCATCTACATCGCGCTGCCCACGCAGCACGGCCGCGAGGCGCTGCTCGCCATCAACCTCAAGGAGGTCAAGCTCGACCCCGAGGTCGACCTCGCGCACATCGCGCGCAAGCTGGACGGCTACTCCGGCGCCGACATCACCAACGTCTGCAGGTCTGTACTGTACTCCTGCCGCCGCTGGAGAAGCGCATCTACATCGCGCTGCCCACGCAGCACGGCCGCGAGGCGCTGCTCGCCATCAACCTCAAGGAGGTCAAGCTCGACCCCGAGGTCGACCTCGCGCACATCGCGCGCAAGCTGGACGGCTACTCCGGCGCCGACATCACCAACGTCTGCAGGTCTGTACTGTACTCCTGCCGCCGCTGGAGAAGCGCATCTACATCGCGCTGCCCACGCAGCACGGCCGCGAGGCGCTGCTCGCCATCAACCTCAAGGAGGTCAAGCTCGACCCCGAGGTCGACCTCGCGCACATCGCGCGCAAGCTGGACGGCTACTCCGGCGCCGACATCACCAACGTCTGCAG AGACGCATCAATGA